A genomic window from Alkalihalobacillus sp. AL-G includes:
- the bshC gene encoding bacillithiol biosynthesis cysteine-adding enzyme BshC, which produces MKVSEIPFQQKNDFYSAYLNGAQHVREQFDYDPFQQDSYKQRWKEVQERSFPRESLHDHLLNYHQKLPASIHTINNINKLKDPESTVIVTGQQAGLLSGPLYTIHKCISAILLAKEQESKLGTPVIPVFWVAGEDHDFDEINHVYLNDEGRTFKKKLDLAEGNRSVSEIPFPKEKLSSWAEEVIRGLGETEHTQAIKNLIHKAIAESESITEFFAHIMLVLFAEEGIVMLDSNHPDLRKIESPFFLEMIQNNESLDRKFQKDVHLLKEKGFPVPVESETNNSHLFLNVHQNRVLLFRDSHEFKGKKNECLLTKSEMIAIAEDQPERLSNNVISRPFMQDRVLPTLAFVAGPGEIAYWGVLKSIFHQFDIKMPPVMPRLSLTLVESHISKVVSEKKMRLEEILQNGVKERKQEWLKNRIDWNLDEQFGSAKKKVDQTHRILREITTEIDKGLNSLAQKNGQFLQDQLDFLKNNLEHSIQKKYEHELKKFDLIELNLRPSGKPQERVFNIFYFLNQYGVNLVSELASLEFEFNGNHKVIHV; this is translated from the coding sequence AATTTGATTATGATCCATTCCAACAAGACAGCTATAAGCAACGCTGGAAGGAAGTTCAGGAACGTTCATTTCCTAGAGAGTCCCTCCATGATCATTTGCTGAATTATCATCAGAAGCTTCCAGCATCAATACATACGATAAATAATATAAACAAACTAAAGGACCCGGAGTCGACTGTGATTGTAACAGGTCAACAGGCTGGGCTTCTTTCAGGTCCTCTTTATACGATACATAAGTGTATTTCTGCCATTCTTCTTGCGAAAGAGCAGGAGTCCAAACTAGGAACGCCAGTCATACCTGTATTTTGGGTTGCTGGAGAGGACCATGATTTTGATGAAATCAATCATGTGTATCTCAATGATGAAGGCCGTACATTTAAGAAGAAATTGGATTTAGCCGAAGGGAATCGATCCGTTTCTGAGATTCCATTTCCTAAAGAGAAACTTTCTTCATGGGCAGAAGAGGTCATCCGAGGTCTTGGAGAAACGGAGCACACTCAGGCCATTAAGAATTTGATACATAAAGCAATAGCAGAATCGGAATCAATCACCGAATTTTTTGCACATATTATGCTTGTCCTGTTTGCAGAAGAAGGAATCGTTATGCTCGATTCTAATCATCCTGACCTACGTAAAATCGAATCGCCGTTTTTCTTGGAAATGATCCAAAACAATGAGTCCTTGGATCGTAAATTTCAAAAGGATGTCCATTTATTAAAGGAGAAAGGTTTTCCAGTACCAGTGGAATCCGAAACTAACAATTCACACCTATTTTTAAACGTTCATCAAAATCGTGTGTTGCTGTTTCGTGATAGTCATGAATTTAAAGGGAAGAAAAATGAATGCCTTCTAACAAAAAGTGAAATGATTGCAATCGCTGAAGATCAACCTGAACGTCTTAGTAATAATGTAATCAGTCGCCCATTCATGCAAGATCGCGTTCTTCCGACCCTTGCCTTCGTGGCAGGTCCTGGTGAAATCGCCTACTGGGGTGTTCTCAAATCGATCTTCCATCAATTTGACATAAAGATGCCACCTGTAATGCCACGCCTTTCACTAACTTTGGTCGAGTCCCATATATCAAAAGTGGTAAGTGAAAAGAAAATGCGTTTAGAAGAAATACTTCAAAATGGTGTGAAAGAACGAAAACAAGAATGGTTGAAGAATCGAATAGATTGGAATTTGGATGAACAATTCGGGTCAGCAAAAAAGAAGGTTGATCAAACGCATCGAATACTTCGTGAAATAACAACAGAAATTGATAAAGGACTAAATTCGCTTGCACAAAAAAATGGGCAATTCCTACAAGATCAGCTTGATTTTTTAAAGAATAATCTTGAACACTCGATTCAGAAGAAATATGAACATGAACTGAAAAAGTTTGACCTGATTGAACTGAACCTAAGACCAAGTGGAAAACCGCAGGAACGTGTCTTTAATATCTTTTATTTTTTGAATCAATATGGGGTGAACTTAGTTTCTGAACTTGCTTCATTGGAGTTTGAGTTTAATGGTAATCATAAGGTGATTCATGTATAA
- the mraZ gene encoding division/cell wall cluster transcriptional repressor MraZ produces the protein MFMGEHLHTIDDKGRMIIPSKFRDELGSTFVLTRGLDQCVFGYPLEEWKQLEEKLKALPFTKKDARAFTRFFFSGAAECQLDKQGRVNIASTLRQYAKLDKDCVVIGVSNRIEVWNKQIWEEYFSQSEDSFGEIAESLMDFDL, from the coding sequence ATGTTCATGGGAGAGCATTTACATACCATTGACGATAAAGGAAGAATGATCATCCCTTCTAAGTTCCGTGATGAACTAGGCTCCACATTCGTACTTACAAGAGGATTAGACCAATGTGTTTTTGGTTACCCTCTAGAAGAATGGAAACAGTTAGAAGAAAAGTTGAAAGCACTCCCGTTTACCAAGAAAGATGCAAGGGCATTTACACGATTCTTCTTTTCAGGAGCAGCAGAGTGTCAGCTCGACAAACAAGGACGTGTCAACATCGCCTCAACCCTGAGACAATACGCAAAGCTTGATAAGGATTGTGTTGTCATCGGAGTCAGCAACCGGATTGAAGTCTGGAACAAGCAAATTTGGGAAGAATACTTCTCGCAATCAGAAGATTCATTTGGAGAGATTGCTGAAAGCTTGATGGATTTCGATCTATAA
- the rsmH gene encoding 16S rRNA (cytosine(1402)-N(4))-methyltransferase RsmH, whose product MFEHETVLKQEAIVGLQIKENGIYVDCTLGGAGHTEEIVKRIDTGQVFAFDQDLHAIEHARKRLQAFEGKFQIIQSNFRHLKESLQEVGINGVDGILFDLGVSSPQLDEAERGFSYHQDAPLDMRMDQTNELTAYHIVNEWPYEKLVSIFFKYGEEKFAKSIARKIEANREQQPIKTTGELVEIIKTAIPARARRKGGHPAKRTFQAIRIAVNDELNAFEEALRDGIDLLNPRGRICVITFHSLEDRLCKRIFKEESSEPELPPGMPAVPEEYQPVLKMITRKPIIPGTEEQEQNRRARSSKLRIAEKM is encoded by the coding sequence ATGTTTGAGCATGAAACAGTATTAAAACAAGAAGCGATTGTCGGACTGCAAATTAAAGAGAATGGCATCTATGTAGATTGCACTCTTGGTGGAGCAGGCCATACTGAGGAAATTGTGAAACGAATTGACACCGGACAAGTATTTGCTTTCGATCAAGATCTTCATGCGATTGAACATGCTAGAAAACGACTGCAAGCCTTCGAAGGAAAATTTCAGATCATTCAGTCCAATTTTAGACATTTGAAAGAATCGCTTCAGGAAGTTGGTATCAATGGTGTTGATGGTATCCTATTTGATTTAGGTGTGTCCTCTCCACAGCTTGATGAAGCGGAACGTGGATTCAGTTATCATCAGGATGCGCCGCTGGATATGAGAATGGATCAGACGAATGAACTAACGGCTTACCACATTGTAAATGAATGGCCGTACGAAAAGCTTGTTTCAATCTTTTTTAAATATGGTGAAGAAAAATTCGCCAAATCGATTGCTCGTAAAATTGAAGCGAATCGTGAACAACAGCCAATTAAAACGACAGGGGAACTGGTGGAAATCATCAAGACCGCAATTCCAGCTAGAGCACGTCGAAAAGGCGGACACCCTGCAAAAAGGACATTCCAAGCAATTAGAATAGCAGTAAACGATGAATTGAATGCATTTGAAGAGGCGTTAAGAGACGGAATCGACTTATTGAATCCGAGGGGAAGAATTTGCGTGATCACCTTTCATTCGTTGGAGGACCGGTTGTGCAAAAGAATCTTTAAGGAAGAAAGCAGTGAGCCAGAACTTCCACCTGGAATGCCTGCCGTACCTGAAGAATATCAGCCGGTTCTTAAAATGATAACACGAAAACCAATCATACCGGGAACTGAAGAACAAGAACAAAACAGAAGAGCACGATCTTCAAAACTAAGAATTGCAGAAAAAATGTAG
- the ftsL gene encoding cell division protein FtsL produces MSNLAHQVQRKTQYTEQVQPKRHVQPQKRSIITKGEKVLWSISAIMLVAASIFVISNYASIYSINKDVQVTKSKIEQQQKEVSDLSLQVSELSTPQRIKEYAREKLGMTFNDQNVKVINN; encoded by the coding sequence TTGAGTAATCTAGCACATCAAGTACAAAGAAAAACCCAATATACTGAGCAAGTTCAACCAAAACGACACGTTCAACCACAAAAACGCTCAATTATCACCAAGGGAGAAAAGGTTCTCTGGTCTATTTCTGCGATTATGTTAGTTGCTGCTTCGATTTTTGTCATTTCAAACTATGCCTCAATCTACTCGATCAATAAGGATGTTCAGGTAACTAAGAGTAAGATTGAGCAACAACAAAAAGAAGTAAGTGATTTAAGCCTTCAAGTATCTGAGCTAAGCACTCCGCAAAGAATTAAGGAATATGCAAGAGAAAAGCTCGGGATGACATTTAACGATCAAAATGTAAAAGTTATCAACAACTAA
- a CDS encoding PASTA domain-containing penicillin-binding protein, with amino-acid sequence MNGKKNPNINKGAVILSLIFVLLFFVLTGRYFYLGWTGEAEGKDLEELAKQKWTIQQPLDADRGSFFDRKGEVIAEDIPAYTVVAILAEDYENRVSDPEKTAEKLAPLLDMSESRLIELMSKEERWQVELGPGGDKISHSKMNKIKELGLDGIVFKRKTKRYYPNQKFASHIIGFTAIKEGERVGAMGLEQTLDEHLHEEDGRLIYQQDFEGYKLPDPKEVMVEPKNGYNVHLTIDENIQLFLEQAMTEVNEEYDPKRMIGIVADPNTGKILAMSNRPSFNPNIRDIENYSNFAISSRFEPGSTMKIFTLAAAIEEGAYNGNATYKSGTYTTSFGEKIGDHSGIDGEIMTYDEGFIRSSNVAFMKIAAEQLGFENLNQYLTERFEFDQPTGVDLPGEADSKIQFKWETEKLTTAFGQGTAITPIQQIQAATAIANGGKMMKPYVIEKIVNPDNEKVVQNHEPEVVGTPISKETSEHVRNLMRSVVTDGTGERYYNIEGYEVAGKTGTAEIPDPKGGYLEGYDNYVFSFLGMAPKDDPKLLIYIAIDRPNLDVESYESGSVPVSKVFNFVMKNSLQYLNIAPVEGSSEHNGESKKDVTDNIPLNDYEGGSSIALEQELKEKGLDVHVLGEGDEVIAQTPFAGTAVLKGQKIILRTSGTVKMPDLTGWSRAEVLQLARILNLKTPEFIGNGYVVLQSIPPKAKVKEGSHLVIELKAPQQIAEEKKAKEKEKGNKEHKEEPVTD; translated from the coding sequence ATGAATGGAAAAAAGAATCCGAATATAAATAAAGGAGCAGTGATTTTATCTTTGATATTCGTCCTGCTCTTTTTTGTTTTAACTGGAAGGTATTTTTATTTAGGTTGGACAGGAGAAGCAGAAGGTAAGGATCTTGAAGAACTTGCAAAGCAAAAATGGACAATCCAACAACCTTTGGATGCAGATCGCGGGTCGTTTTTTGACCGCAAAGGGGAGGTTATTGCAGAGGACATTCCTGCTTATACTGTTGTGGCAATATTGGCTGAAGACTATGAAAACCGTGTTTCGGACCCCGAAAAAACTGCCGAGAAACTCGCACCCCTATTAGATATGTCTGAAAGTAGACTCATAGAGCTGATGAGTAAAGAGGAACGCTGGCAGGTTGAACTGGGGCCAGGCGGGGACAAAATCAGCCACTCGAAAATGAATAAGATCAAAGAGTTAGGATTGGATGGTATCGTATTTAAACGGAAAACGAAAAGGTATTATCCGAACCAGAAATTCGCTTCCCATATCATAGGGTTTACTGCGATTAAAGAAGGTGAAAGAGTAGGGGCGATGGGGCTTGAACAAACACTTGATGAACACCTGCACGAAGAAGACGGAAGGCTGATTTATCAACAAGATTTCGAGGGCTATAAGCTTCCGGACCCGAAAGAAGTCATGGTCGAGCCGAAAAACGGTTACAACGTACATCTAACGATTGATGAGAATATTCAATTGTTTTTGGAGCAAGCAATGACTGAAGTAAATGAAGAATATGACCCGAAACGGATGATTGGTATTGTCGCAGATCCTAACACGGGTAAAATTCTTGCAATGTCTAATCGTCCAAGCTTCAACCCGAACATCCGCGACATCGAAAACTATTCGAATTTTGCGATCAGTTCACGGTTCGAGCCTGGCTCAACGATGAAAATCTTCACCCTTGCTGCAGCGATTGAGGAAGGTGCATATAACGGAAATGCCACCTACAAATCTGGTACGTATACTACTTCTTTTGGAGAAAAAATCGGTGATCATAGTGGAATTGATGGAGAAATCATGACATACGATGAAGGGTTTATCCGTTCCTCTAACGTCGCGTTCATGAAAATCGCTGCAGAACAGCTCGGGTTCGAAAACTTAAATCAATATTTGACAGAGAGGTTCGAATTCGATCAACCGACTGGGGTCGATCTTCCGGGTGAAGCGGATTCGAAAATTCAATTCAAGTGGGAAACAGAAAAATTGACCACAGCATTCGGTCAAGGGACAGCCATCACACCGATCCAACAAATCCAAGCGGCAACAGCCATCGCAAACGGTGGCAAGATGATGAAGCCTTATGTCATTGAAAAAATTGTCAATCCAGACAATGAAAAAGTCGTTCAAAACCACGAACCTGAAGTAGTAGGTACACCAATATCAAAAGAAACGTCAGAGCATGTCCGTAACCTGATGCGTTCCGTCGTCACCGATGGAACAGGAGAGCGTTATTATAATATCGAAGGCTATGAGGTAGCTGGGAAGACTGGAACAGCAGAAATACCAGATCCAAAGGGTGGTTATTTAGAAGGGTACGATAATTATGTCTTCTCTTTCTTAGGCATGGCGCCTAAGGACGACCCAAAGCTATTAATCTATATTGCCATTGACCGGCCGAACCTTGATGTGGAAAGCTATGAATCTGGTTCTGTTCCCGTATCGAAAGTGTTCAATTTCGTCATGAAAAACAGCCTGCAATACTTGAACATTGCTCCAGTAGAAGGTTCATCTGAGCATAATGGGGAAAGTAAGAAGGATGTTACGGATAACATCCCTCTTAACGATTATGAAGGTGGATCTTCTATCGCTCTCGAGCAAGAATTAAAGGAAAAGGGATTAGACGTTCATGTACTCGGAGAAGGTGATGAAGTTATTGCTCAGACGCCATTTGCTGGTACTGCTGTACTAAAAGGTCAAAAAATCATTCTGCGAACATCTGGTACCGTAAAAATGCCAGATTTGACAGGATGGTCACGAGCGGAAGTGCTTCAGCTTGCACGAATACTTAACTTGAAAACACCTGAGTTTATCGGAAATGGCTACGTTGTTTTGCAAAGTATACCACCGAAAGCAAAGGTGAAAGAAGGGTCGCACCTTGTGATAGAATTAAAGGCTCCTCAGCAAATTGCAGAGGAAAAGAAGGCGAAGGAAAAAGAGAAAGGAAATAAAGAACACAAAGAGGAACCAGTGACCGATTGA